Below is a window of Paludisphaera borealis DNA.
TCGAGGCCTCCGCCGTCTTGGCCACGAACGGCGCGACCCAGCCGAACGCGCCCGAATTCGTGAGCTTCAGGACGTAGCTGTTCGCACCACCGTTCACCGCCATCTTGCTCGCCCCGGCGACGTTGTTCGTCTTCTTCGGGTCGGGGTCGAAGTCCGTCGTTCCGTAAAACTGTCCGCCCACGAAGACGTTGCCCGCCGCGTCGGTCGCCACGCTCACGGCGGTCCCGCCCGAGTTGTCGATCCGCTTGGACCACACGGCCGCCCCCGTCGGGCCGAACTTGCGCACCTCAAACCCGGTGTAGTTTTGCCCGCCCGCGGAATTAACGGCGATCGTGTTGCCGACCGAGACGACGTTGCCGGCGGCGTCGACTGCAATGCCGTTGCCGCCGTCTCGGGTCGTCCCTCCCCAACACTTCGCCCAAAGGACGGAGCCGTTCGCGTCGAGCTTGGCGACGAAGGCGTCGGAGTCGCCGGCGCTGGTCAAGGTGAACGATCCGAAGTCGGCCCGCCCGATGAAAGCCCCGGTGACGAACACATTCCCGGCCGAGTCGACGGCGAGGTCCGCCCCCGTGTCCGCTGTGGAGGCGGCGTCGTCGCCGCCCATTCGACGGGCCCAGACGAGCGAGTTGTCGGGGGCGTACTTGGCGACGAAAGCGTCCGTCGCCCCGCGCGGCGTGAGAACGTCCGTGCCGTTGGGACGGTTGACCGTCGGGTCGAAGTCCGTCTCTCTCGCGAAGACGCCGGTTATGTAGGTGTTCCCTGCGGAGTCGACGGCGATGCGGTTAGGCAGGGGGCCGTGGCCCGTGTCGCTCCCGACCCCGAGTACCGAATCAAAGACGGCGGAGAGCACGACGCGGCCCTCGAGCGATTCCAGCCGGGGGCGGAGGGCGCGGCGACGT
It encodes the following:
- a CDS encoding SBBP repeat-containing protein, whose amino-acid sequence is MMSIRTQRRRALRPRLESLEGRVVLSAVFDSVLGVGSDTGHGPLPNRIAVDSAGNTYITGVFARETDFDPTVNRPNGTDVLTPRGATDAFVAKYAPDNSLVWARRMGGDDAASTADTGADLAVDSAGNVFVTGAFIGRADFGSFTLTSAGDSDAFVAKLDANGSVLWAKCWGGTTRDGGNGIAVDAAGNVVSVGNTIAVNSAGGQNYTGFEVRKFGPTGAAVWSKRIDNSGGTAVSVATDAAGNVFVGGQFYGTTDFDPDPKKTNNVAGASKMAVNGGANSYVLKLTNSGAFGWVAPFVAKTAEASNSWAFIEDLAVDGGGSVVVGGHVSGQVDLNPSSSIDYRLPTPNQFNGFVAKLSAGGSLAWAKLTGGKYVHSVAMDTSGAVYATGQFSAEGFTRGSGLPDVASNGGLDVYVTKFTAAGSVDWALTFGGAGTDVAFGIAVDASGTIYLVGRNQYTVDFDPDPSTTHDLDGSGYLGMFVLKLRQS